The following nucleotide sequence is from Microbacterium imperiale.
GCGGCGCCGGCTCGGGCGGCCGGCCCGGCCCCGCTCTCCGGGGCACCGGTGTGTCAGCGCGCTCGCGGAGACCGCGATCGAGCGAGTGGCTGACGGCGCGCACGCGCTCGGCGAACGCCCGCACGGCGTCGAAGTCCACGGGCCCGGCGAGCATCCGTTCCCGCGCCTCACGCAGATCGGTCACCGCTCCCGCGATCTCGCCGCCCACCGCGCGTGCGCGCTCCTCGCTGCGGGCCCGGGCCACCTCGACGCGGTCGAGCGCATCGCGCAGGCGCTGAGCGGCGGCGAGCGCGGCGGCGTGGCGCGAGGTGATGACCGCGACGATCGACAGCAGCGCGAACGCCGTCACGAGGTTCGTCGCGATGCGGGCTCCCGGCATCCCGTGGGGCGCGAGACCGAAGAGGGCGACGCTGACGGCGTCGTTCACGCTCGACCGGCACGTCGCCACCGCGACGAGCGAGCCGAGCACCACGACGGCGCGCGCGGGCCGCGCACGCAGCATCCGTTCGGCGACGGCGGCCGGCACGAGTGCGGCCGCGAGCACCGCCCACCCGAGGCCGGCGACGACGACGCCGCGCAGGTAGTCCTCGGGACGGGTGCCCCCGATCGAGGGCACGGAGAACAGGCTCGCCACGAGCAGCGACAGCACGGCGCTCCAGCGGGTGTAGAACGCCCCGCCGGTGACCGCGTTCCACCAGATCCTCATCGCCGGAAGCGCATTCCCCTGAACGACCCAGCCGTCGGGTACGCCTGATGTCGGCGCGATGCTACCAGCGCGCGGCCGGGCCGCGCGGACTCATTACGCGGCGAAGGTGCCGATCAGCACGAGGCCCACCCCGGCGACGTTGTAGACGACGTGCGCGAGGACGGCGGGCCAGATGCGCCCGGTGACGAGCACGAGCATCGCGCACACGACCCCGACCAGGCCGATCGACAGCACAGCGTCGGCACCCAGACTGCCGTCGACCAGGTGCACGACGACGAAGACGGCCGACGAGATGAGCAGGGCGGCCAGTCCGGCGACGACGTGACCGGCGGGACGCCGCAGCACCGTGTAGATCGCGACGAGCAGGACGACGCGGAAGAAGAACTCCTCGATGACCGGCCCGATCACACCCGCCGCGAGGGCGTCGGTGAACCACCAGCTGATCGGCAGCCGCCCGTCCACGAGCACCATGCCCGGGAACGCCGCCTGCCCCGTGACCGCCTGCTGGATGAGCCCCTGGCACAGCCGCAGGATGGCCCCGAACCCGAGCCCCAGCAGCACGTCGGACGGTCGGAAGCGCAGCAGCCCCGCGGGGCGCGAGCGCCGCAGCGCGATGACGATGGGTACGAGCATGCCCAGCCACAGCAGGCCGGTCGCGACCCATCCGGCCCAGGCGGCGGTCGGCTGCAGCGTGACGATGAGGTAGCCGGCGAGCACGCCCGCCCCGAGACCGAGCACCGACCACGCGATCAGCATCTCGCGCCACGTGCGGACGGTGGACCCGCCCTCGCGCCAGTCGGTGCGACGCCGACGGCGACCCGATGTGCGCCCGGGCTCGAGCGCTTCCGAGGGATCTGCGCTCGTGTCGTGCGCGAGCGACTCCTCCGCCGCGACGGAGGCCGGAAGCGGCTCGCTAGGGTGGGTGTGCACGCGCCCACGTTACCCGGCAGTCCGCGAACCGGCGCCCCGTCTTCGGAGGTCCCCTTGGTCGAGATCGTCACGATCTGCACGGGAAACATCTGCCGCTCGCCGCTGGCCGCGCTCGCGCTGCGCACGCGGCTCGCCGACCTGGGCGTCTCGGTCGTCAGCGCCGGCACCCGGGGTCTGGCCGACCACGCGATGACCGACGAGGCCCAGCGGCTCGCCGTCGCCCGCGGCATCCCGGCCGCCGACGCAGCCGCGCATCGGGCGCGGTTCCTCAGCGAGGCGCATCTGGCCTCGGCCGATCTCGTGCTCGCGATGGCACGCGATCACCGGCGCGCCGTCGCCGAACTCGCCCCCGCCCGATCGCGCGTGGCCTTCACCGTCCGCGAGTTCGCACGCCTCGCCGGATCACTCTCGGATGCGGCGGTGCTCGCGGCCGCGGCGGCGGCACCGGACCAGGATGCCGCCGGGCGGCTGCGCGGCGCGCTGACGGCCGTGTCGGGGCAGCGCGGGCTCGTGCTTCCTCCCGCCGACCCGGCCGACGACGACGTCATCGACCCGTATCGGCGGTCCTGGGCGACGTACGAGCTGTCGGCCGTGCAGCTCGATCCCGCGCTCGACGCGGTGGTCCGCATCGTCCGCCTGGCGGTGGCACCGACTCCGACCTGATCCGTCCGGCGATGTTTGACGCAGGCCGGAAACATGCCTGTGGCAGACTGATCCGAGTTTCCGACGTCGCCCCCGGGCGCGCACCGAAGGGCAGCATGGAGCTCTCCGACTACATCCGCATTCTCCGGAAGAACTGGATCGTGATCCTCGTGGTGACGCTGGTCGGCGTCGGTGCGGCGGCCGCGTACTCGCTCACCCGGACTCCCACCTATGAATCCTCGAGCACGGTCTTCGTCTCGACGCAGACCTCCGGCAGTGTCGCCGAGCTGCAGCAGGGGTCGACCTTCGCGCAGGCGCGCATCAACACGTACGTCGGACTCGTGTCGACGCCGATCGTCATGAACCCCGTGATCGCCGAGCTCGGCCTCGGCATCACGGCGGGACAGCTCGCCGAGAAGGTGAACGCCAGCGCCGCCCTGAACACGACGCTCATCACGATCAGCGTCGAAGACACCGACCCGGTCGCC
It contains:
- a CDS encoding CPBP family intramembrane glutamic endopeptidase, giving the protein MHTHPSEPLPASVAAEESLAHDTSADPSEALEPGRTSGRRRRRTDWREGGSTVRTWREMLIAWSVLGLGAGVLAGYLIVTLQPTAAWAGWVATGLLWLGMLVPIVIALRRSRPAGLLRFRPSDVLLGLGFGAILRLCQGLIQQAVTGQAAFPGMVLVDGRLPISWWFTDALAAGVIGPVIEEFFFRVVLLVAIYTVLRRPAGHVVAGLAALLISSAVFVVVHLVDGSLGADAVLSIGLVGVVCAMLVLVTGRIWPAVLAHVVYNVAGVGLVLIGTFAA
- a CDS encoding arsenate reductase/protein-tyrosine-phosphatase family protein is translated as MVEIVTICTGNICRSPLAALALRTRLADLGVSVVSAGTRGLADHAMTDEAQRLAVARGIPAADAAAHRARFLSEAHLASADLVLAMARDHRRAVAELAPARSRVAFTVREFARLAGSLSDAAVLAAAAAAPDQDAAGRLRGALTAVSGQRGLVLPPADPADDDVIDPYRRSWATYELSAVQLDPALDAVVRIVRLAVAPTPT